The uncultured Desulfobulbus sp. genome window below encodes:
- a CDS encoding autotransporter assembly complex family protein: MPPLYCRLHYSAKKLTLPSLSFHSFFDHFPLRARHCGHGLCAGLLLFCIFVSPAFGHPNLILNINGELTDAERNNISSYLSLTRIEDDKQLSANVFKRLYRKAPREATKALEPFGYYAPTINISKMELKEGKWQVDLEVQPGEPIRIQNVAITYHGPGAHDKKLLKAIAQFPLQKGDALNHPLYAQGKQQLIAKTLESGYPKASFSASRVEVQKKNLSAAITIDIETGPLYLIGKLEFQADFMNHELLQKITPIQEGAPFSPKALTRMRQSLYNAGYFSQVDISYDLDRAEPITNKVPIIIALTQNLAHKYGIGLGYGTDTGPRGTLEYTNRYLNHYGHQLDLQFQPSQRKTNFGGTYSIPIGDPKKDTFSLSGLYETESYENTETETINATISRDYYRGWGELSYSLQYLHENYDTGSIIDSDRSSFFIPGVKTTLFWANDRISTDRGLRISAKIIGSEMGMLGDADFLQATFNAKGIYRFWEDWRFIGRAEIGTTLVDDIYSIPPSLRFYAGGDQSVRGYAYKEISPTDSKGNLLGGKDMLTYSLELERTLYKAWSGAVFYDSGTTMNRFTDYTMHSGAGVGLRWSGIFGQVRLDLAKALDKSGSWRIHFTLGADL, translated from the coding sequence ATGCCACCCCTGTACTGCCGGCTGCATTATTCAGCCAAAAAACTGACGCTCCCCTCTCTGTCCTTTCACTCTTTTTTTGACCATTTTCCCCTTCGAGCCAGGCACTGCGGACATGGACTCTGCGCTGGCCTGCTCCTTTTCTGCATATTTGTTTCACCGGCCTTCGGGCACCCCAACCTTATTCTCAACATCAACGGTGAACTCACCGACGCCGAGCGTAACAACATCAGCTCGTATCTTTCGCTCACTCGTATCGAAGACGACAAGCAGCTCTCAGCAAATGTCTTCAAGCGATTATATCGAAAGGCACCAAGAGAGGCGACCAAAGCCCTGGAGCCCTTTGGTTATTACGCCCCCACGATCAATATCAGCAAAATGGAGCTGAAAGAGGGCAAATGGCAGGTTGATCTTGAGGTGCAGCCAGGCGAGCCCATTCGAATTCAAAACGTTGCTATAACCTACCACGGGCCTGGAGCACATGATAAAAAACTCCTCAAGGCCATCGCCCAATTTCCCCTGCAGAAGGGAGATGCGTTAAACCATCCCCTCTATGCACAAGGTAAGCAACAACTAATCGCCAAGACCCTTGAAAGCGGGTATCCCAAGGCCAGTTTTAGCGCCAGCCGAGTAGAGGTCCAGAAAAAAAATCTGAGTGCAGCCATCACCATCGATATAGAAACCGGCCCCCTTTACCTCATCGGAAAACTTGAATTTCAGGCCGATTTCATGAACCACGAACTCTTGCAAAAAATTACCCCTATCCAGGAAGGTGCTCCTTTTTCTCCTAAGGCATTAACCCGGATGCGCCAGTCATTGTACAACGCGGGCTACTTCAGCCAGGTCGATATCAGCTACGATCTAGACCGGGCTGAACCAATAACGAACAAGGTCCCGATCATTATCGCTCTCACCCAAAACCTGGCCCATAAATATGGAATTGGCCTGGGATACGGAACCGATACCGGTCCACGAGGCACACTGGAATATACCAATCGTTACCTTAATCATTACGGGCATCAACTTGACCTGCAGTTCCAGCCTTCACAGAGAAAAACCAATTTTGGTGGTACTTATTCCATCCCTATTGGCGATCCCAAAAAAGACACATTCAGTCTCTCGGGTCTCTATGAGACAGAGAGCTATGAAAACACAGAAACAGAAACAATCAATGCCACAATCAGCCGCGATTACTACCGAGGCTGGGGTGAGCTTTCTTATTCACTGCAGTATCTCCATGAAAATTACGATACCGGATCGATCATTGACAGTGACCGCTCCAGCTTTTTCATTCCTGGAGTAAAAACCACCCTTTTCTGGGCCAACGACCGGATCTCCACAGACCGGGGACTTCGAATTTCAGCGAAAATTATTGGCAGCGAAATGGGCATGCTTGGAGATGCCGACTTTTTACAAGCCACGTTCAACGCCAAAGGCATCTATCGTTTTTGGGAGGATTGGCGCTTCATTGGCCGCGCTGAAATTGGCACAACTCTGGTTGACGACATTTACTCCATCCCTCCCAGCCTTCGGTTTTATGCGGGAGGCGACCAAAGTGTACGTGGTTATGCCTATAAGGAGATCTCTCCAACGGACAGCAAGGGCAACCTCCTGGGCGGCAAAGATATGCTCACCTACAGCCTCGAGCTGGAGCGCACACTCTACAAAGCCTGGAGCGGCGCAGTTTTTTATGACAGCGGGACCACGATGAACCGTTTTACAGATTACACCATGCACTCCGGTGCAGGTGTCGGCCTTCGCTGGAGTGGTATATTCGGGCAGGTTCGGCTCGATTTGGCCAAGGCTCTGGATAAAAGTGGCTCATGGAGGATTCACTTTACCCTGGGAGCAGATCTATGA
- the clpB gene encoding ATP-dependent chaperone ClpB, which produces MQLDKFTLKSQEAIQAAQQLAQSAGNQEIQPEHLLKAILEQPEGVVVPVLQKMGVTPSLVLNETNQLINGLPKVSGSGANQTYASQKFRTLLDQSFKTASNMQDEYVSQEHLFLTILADSSLKVTAMLTRQGVSSDSFLKALMSVRGNQRVTDPYPEDKYQALEKYARNLTDVARKGKLDPVIGRDEEIRRIIQVLSRRTKNNPVLIGEPGVGKTAIVEGLALRIVNGDIPSTLENKQVVSLDLGSLVAGAKYRGEFEDRLKAVLKEVEKRAGEIILFIDEIHTLVGAGAAEGSMDASNMLKPALARGELHCVGATTLDEYRKYIEKDAALERRFQPVLVQEPSEEDTIAILRGIKEKYEVHHGVRIQDAATVAAVTLSNRYITDRFLPDKAIDLIDEAASRLRIEIDSMPTEIDQLERKKIKLEIEQEALKKESDPASKERLEKVRMDLANLDDSLKAMKGQWTLEKDIIQSIRDIKSKIDQAHVEEQQAERRGELSKVAEIRYGQIVQLEKDLETAKARLNEIQEQQQMLNEEVSAEDVAAVVAKWTGIPVDKLLEGEKEKLVHAEDELAGRVIGQREAIVAVSNAVRRARAGLQDPDRPLGSFIFLGPTGVGKTELARSLAEFLFDSEQAMIRIDMSEYMEKHSVARLIGAPPGYVGYDEGGMLTEAVRRRPYSVILLDEIEKAHPDVFNVLLQVLDDGRMTDGKGRTVDFKNTIMIMTSNLGSHVIMELAQTDPETMRRQVDELLHRQFKPEFLNRVDEIITFHGLRREDLLQIVDIQIKRMSKRLAERKYKVTLTKEAKQYLVNVGYDPSFGARPLKRAIQRHIEDPLALQILEGNFTEGDHILIDKDPNGHLSFSRQ; this is translated from the coding sequence ATGCAACTGGACAAATTTACCCTCAAATCACAGGAAGCCATTCAGGCCGCCCAACAGTTGGCGCAGTCTGCCGGTAACCAGGAAATCCAGCCCGAGCATCTGCTTAAGGCTATCCTGGAGCAACCCGAAGGGGTTGTCGTTCCGGTACTGCAAAAAATGGGCGTTACCCCAAGCCTGGTTTTAAATGAGACCAATCAACTGATTAATGGACTGCCCAAAGTCAGTGGATCTGGTGCGAACCAGACCTACGCCTCACAAAAATTTCGCACCCTGTTAGATCAGTCATTTAAGACCGCATCGAACATGCAGGATGAGTATGTCAGCCAGGAGCATCTCTTTTTAACCATACTTGCTGACAGCTCGCTGAAAGTAACTGCTATGCTGACCAGGCAGGGGGTTAGCAGTGACTCCTTTTTAAAAGCACTGATGAGCGTTCGAGGCAACCAGCGGGTGACAGATCCTTATCCGGAAGACAAATACCAGGCCCTGGAAAAATATGCCCGCAACCTCACCGATGTGGCGCGCAAAGGTAAGCTGGATCCGGTTATTGGCCGCGACGAGGAGATTCGCCGCATTATTCAGGTTCTCTCGCGGAGAACCAAAAACAATCCCGTCCTCATAGGTGAGCCGGGTGTGGGAAAAACTGCTATTGTTGAGGGGCTTGCTCTGCGTATCGTCAACGGCGATATCCCCTCTACCCTGGAAAATAAGCAGGTTGTCTCTCTGGACCTGGGTTCACTGGTGGCGGGCGCTAAGTATCGCGGTGAATTCGAAGACCGGCTCAAAGCTGTACTTAAAGAGGTGGAAAAACGGGCCGGTGAGATCATTCTCTTCATTGATGAGATCCACACCCTGGTGGGGGCCGGTGCTGCCGAAGGCTCCATGGATGCTTCCAATATGCTCAAGCCGGCTCTGGCTCGTGGTGAGCTCCACTGCGTTGGAGCCACGACGCTGGATGAGTACCGCAAGTATATAGAGAAGGATGCCGCCTTGGAGCGCCGCTTTCAGCCGGTGCTGGTGCAGGAGCCCAGTGAGGAAGATACCATTGCAATCCTGCGTGGTATTAAAGAAAAATATGAGGTCCACCATGGAGTGCGCATTCAGGATGCCGCCACCGTGGCAGCGGTAACCCTGTCTAACCGCTACATCACCGACCGATTCCTCCCGGACAAGGCCATCGACCTCATCGATGAGGCAGCATCGCGCCTGCGCATTGAAATCGATTCCATGCCCACGGAAATTGATCAGCTGGAGCGTAAAAAAATCAAACTGGAAATCGAGCAGGAAGCCTTAAAAAAAGAGAGCGATCCGGCCTCGAAAGAACGGCTTGAAAAGGTGCGGATGGATTTGGCAAATTTGGACGATTCACTTAAGGCCATGAAAGGCCAGTGGACCCTGGAGAAAGATATCATTCAATCTATTCGTGATATCAAATCCAAGATCGACCAGGCCCATGTAGAAGAACAGCAGGCTGAGCGACGTGGCGAACTAAGCAAGGTGGCTGAAATACGTTACGGCCAGATAGTCCAGTTGGAAAAGGATCTGGAAACTGCCAAAGCGCGCCTCAATGAAATTCAGGAGCAGCAACAGATGCTCAACGAAGAAGTTTCAGCAGAAGATGTCGCTGCGGTGGTTGCCAAATGGACAGGTATCCCTGTAGATAAACTGCTCGAAGGCGAAAAGGAAAAACTGGTGCACGCTGAAGACGAACTCGCAGGCAGGGTCATTGGGCAGCGTGAGGCAATTGTCGCCGTTTCCAATGCAGTCAGACGGGCTCGGGCTGGCCTTCAGGATCCGGATCGCCCTCTGGGCAGCTTTATTTTCCTGGGTCCAACGGGTGTGGGCAAGACCGAGCTTGCCCGGAGTCTGGCCGAATTTCTCTTTGACTCCGAGCAGGCCATGATTCGCATTGATATGTCGGAATACATGGAGAAGCACTCGGTGGCGCGGCTTATCGGAGCACCTCCTGGTTACGTTGGTTATGACGAAGGCGGCATGCTCACCGAGGCGGTTCGCAGGCGCCCGTACTCAGTCATCTTACTTGATGAGATCGAAAAAGCGCATCCGGATGTGTTTAACGTCCTACTGCAGGTTTTAGATGATGGCCGCATGACCGATGGCAAGGGACGGACCGTTGATTTTAAAAACACGATCATGATCATGACCTCGAATTTGGGCAGTCATGTCATCATGGAGCTGGCTCAGACTGATCCGGAAACCATGCGTCGTCAGGTAGATGAACTCTTACATCGCCAGTTCAAACCAGAGTTTCTGAATCGTGTTGACGAGATTATCACCTTCCACGGGCTACGACGGGAAGATCTGCTACAGATTGTTGATATTCAGATCAAACGCATGAGCAAACGCCTTGCCGAACGTAAATACAAGGTAACCCTGACCAAAGAAGCCAAGCAGTATCTGGTGAATGTTGGCTATGACCCTTCCTTTGGTGCCCGCCCCTTAAAACGGGCTATTCAGCGCCATATTGAAGACCCGCTGGCCCTGCAAATCCTTGAAGGAAATTTTACCGAGGGCGATCATATCCTCATTGATAAAGATCCCAACGGACATCTCAGCTTCTCACGGCAGTAA
- a CDS encoding IscA/HesB family protein translates to MFEVTEVAVNNLKAYLEQNKIDSAIRIALMQGGUSGPSLGLALDEPKDTDKVFEEGGLKFLVDNDLQEKCGAVKVDFIEAGYRSGFSITSTNPLSSGGSSCGSCSGSCG, encoded by the coding sequence ATGTTTGAAGTAACAGAAGTTGCTGTGAACAACCTGAAAGCCTACCTGGAGCAGAACAAAATTGATTCTGCTATTCGCATCGCACTGATGCAGGGTGGCTGAAGTGGCCCAAGCCTAGGTTTGGCTCTGGATGAGCCAAAAGACACAGATAAGGTTTTTGAGGAAGGCGGTCTGAAATTCTTGGTTGATAATGATCTCCAGGAAAAATGCGGTGCCGTCAAAGTTGACTTCATCGAGGCCGGATACCGTTCCGGGTTTTCAATCACTTCGACTAATCCGCTGAGCAGCGGTGGTAGCAGTTGTGGTTCCTGTAGCGGCTCTTGCGGTTGA
- a CDS encoding 6-phosphofructokinase, with product MREKLLISTGGGDAPGLNAVIFAVVNSAARKGWEVYGSRAGYGGLLDRDDLVRLTPEGVEGILSQGGTILGSTNKGNPFAKPVENLAGEIQIVDISDKILNNFQRNGFFCHIAVGGDGSLEIAHRFAQKGMPVIGVPKTIDNDLEATDRTFGFDTAVSTATDAIDKLHSTAKSHDRVMVVEVMGRDSGWIALYSGISGGADVILIPEIPFQMDAVCAKISDNELHDKHYSIVVVAEGARAEDGEVINKGKGELGRSEMVLGGIGEWVANQIRERLGKDTRSLVLGHLQRGGSPTTFDRLLALRFGAAAVRLAEQGIFDHMVAWVPPNMTAVPIAEAIRNRKKIDLNSDKVQTARDIGICLGD from the coding sequence ATGCGAGAAAAACTACTCATTTCTACCGGTGGCGGTGATGCTCCGGGGCTCAATGCGGTTATCTTTGCGGTGGTCAATTCGGCAGCTCGAAAAGGCTGGGAGGTCTATGGCAGCCGGGCTGGTTATGGAGGCCTCCTTGATCGTGATGATCTGGTGCGGCTGACGCCCGAAGGCGTTGAGGGGATTCTCTCTCAGGGGGGAACGATCTTAGGCTCCACCAATAAAGGGAATCCCTTTGCAAAACCGGTGGAAAACCTGGCCGGTGAGATTCAGATTGTCGATATCTCCGATAAAATCCTCAATAATTTTCAGCGTAACGGCTTTTTTTGTCATATCGCCGTGGGCGGTGACGGCAGTCTGGAGATTGCCCACCGCTTTGCCCAAAAGGGCATGCCGGTTATTGGAGTACCCAAAACTATTGATAATGATTTAGAGGCAACCGATCGCACCTTTGGTTTTGATACCGCTGTCTCCACTGCCACCGATGCCATTGATAAGCTGCACTCCACCGCAAAATCTCACGATCGGGTCATGGTGGTCGAGGTGATGGGCCGGGATTCCGGTTGGATCGCTCTCTATTCAGGTATATCCGGCGGGGCTGATGTCATATTGATCCCTGAGATACCCTTTCAGATGGATGCGGTCTGTGCTAAAATTTCGGACAATGAGTTGCACGATAAGCATTACTCCATTGTGGTTGTCGCCGAAGGGGCCCGAGCCGAAGATGGTGAGGTCATCAATAAAGGCAAGGGGGAGTTAGGTCGCTCTGAGATGGTGCTCGGTGGTATTGGTGAATGGGTAGCCAACCAAATTCGAGAACGACTGGGGAAGGATACCCGCTCGTTGGTGCTCGGGCATCTTCAGCGTGGTGGTTCGCCGACAACCTTTGATCGTCTCCTGGCCCTTCGCTTTGGAGCAGCCGCGGTTCGTTTGGCCGAACAGGGGATCTTTGATCATATGGTCGCCTGGGTCCCGCCTAATATGACCGCTGTCCCCATTGCTGAGGCCATTCGCAACCGCAAAAAAATTGATTTGAACAGTGATAAGGTACAGACTGCGCGGGATATCGGGATTTGTTTGGGGGATTGA
- a CDS encoding endonuclease III domain-containing protein, whose product MSTAKTLELLYLRMFDHFGPQHWWPGESPFEVMVGAILTQNTNWKNVERAIDNLKGVGLLSFSAMAELPTGLLAEYIRPAGYYNIKAARLQNLLLFIREGFGDDLEGFLAQPLAELREQLLSVKGIGPETADSIVLYASEQPSFVVDTYTHRILSRHGLIDEECDYSCLQELFMDNLACEAALYNEYHALLVRVGNMYCKKKNPDCDGCPLQGI is encoded by the coding sequence ATGTCGACAGCTAAAACCCTAGAACTGCTCTATCTGCGAATGTTCGATCATTTTGGTCCACAGCACTGGTGGCCGGGTGAGAGCCCCTTCGAGGTCATGGTTGGGGCGATTCTTACCCAGAATACCAATTGGAAAAATGTCGAGCGCGCCATCGATAATCTGAAAGGGGTGGGGCTGCTCTCGTTTTCTGCCATGGCTGAGCTCCCCACTGGATTGCTGGCCGAATACATTCGGCCGGCCGGTTACTACAATATCAAGGCAGCTCGCCTGCAGAATCTGCTTTTATTTATTCGGGAAGGTTTTGGTGATGATCTGGAGGGGTTTCTTGCCCAGCCCTTGGCTGAGCTGCGGGAGCAGTTGCTCTCCGTCAAAGGGATCGGACCGGAGACCGCTGACTCCATTGTCCTCTATGCCTCGGAGCAACCGAGTTTTGTGGTCGACACTTATACCCATCGGATTCTCTCGCGTCATGGGCTTATTGATGAGGAGTGCGACTATAGCTGTCTGCAGGAGCTGTTCATGGACAATCTAGCCTGTGAAGCGGCTTTGTATAATGAGTACCATGCGCTCTTGGTGCGGGTAGGAAATATGTACTGTAAGAAGAAAAATCCGGATTGTGATGGGTGTCCATTGCAGGGGATTTAG
- a CDS encoding TrmH family RNA methyltransferase, giving the protein MIERQKPTGPLGQVGIILVGPKFPENIGASARIASNFGISELVVVSSETYDQERMLRMATHKAAHLIHGMRVCTTTAEAAAPYHCIVGTTARQGKRRMEDQTPRAVMAEVAPMLEGNNIGIMFGPEDAGLTNEDLDFCQFASTIPTAGFSSLNLAQAVAIHCYELYTTLHLQPFAGVPQSELANSFELEGMYEHIEEALGEITFLHDTNRVYWMRNIRQFLGRVKLKKKESSLIRGVCRKFLWHSRKPDQAGLPHEEQESVEQR; this is encoded by the coding sequence ATGATTGAACGACAAAAACCGACCGGTCCCCTGGGGCAGGTCGGTATTATTTTGGTGGGGCCGAAGTTTCCAGAAAATATTGGGGCTTCGGCCCGTATTGCCTCAAACTTCGGTATTTCTGAGTTGGTTGTTGTCAGCAGCGAAACTTATGATCAGGAGCGTATGCTGCGCATGGCCACCCACAAGGCCGCCCACCTTATCCACGGCATGCGTGTCTGCACGACAACAGCGGAAGCCGCAGCCCCCTACCACTGCATTGTCGGTACCACTGCCCGCCAAGGCAAACGACGAATGGAAGACCAGACTCCACGTGCGGTCATGGCAGAGGTAGCCCCCATGCTTGAGGGCAATAATATCGGTATCATGTTTGGCCCGGAAGATGCAGGGCTGACCAATGAGGATCTGGACTTTTGCCAATTTGCTTCCACCATTCCCACCGCAGGTTTTTCTTCGCTCAACCTGGCACAGGCCGTGGCCATCCACTGCTACGAACTCTATACCACCCTGCACCTCCAGCCCTTTGCTGGAGTGCCCCAATCTGAGCTGGCCAACTCTTTTGAGCTGGAAGGGATGTATGAGCATATCGAGGAAGCACTGGGCGAGATCACCTTTCTCCATGACACCAACCGTGTTTACTGGATGCGCAATATTCGCCAGTTTTTAGGGCGGGTCAAACTCAAGAAAAAAGAATCCAGCCTGATCCGCGGCGTTTGCCGTAAATTTCTCTGGCACAGCCGCAAGCCCGACCAGGCCGGTCTGCCACACGAGGAGCAGGAGTCTGTAGAACAGCGTTGA
- the rnr gene encoding ribonuclease R: protein MAGKFHRKKKTVAASRKKRKQSTPRIKPSGSLQSSVLALLSERQQALGIQEIAQTLFLSRGQLPALYKALTSLLEKEKIEKQGKKYSSGPVPNAFRATVELTSKGYGFAVVEGEQAQKGKDIFIAPHNLGNASHGDTVQLILISSSRGRREGKVLSVEERAVTSVCGIYNGTSFGGYVTPDDDRLPYTVTIAPKDSANAEDGVIVVAEITDYGGERRGPSGRITEILGDARSARVQIRMAITQFSLREHFSAAVSTEAANLAPVVECEAGRKDLRHMDHVTIDGETARDFDDAICVETTNEGYTLYVSIADVSHYVSPNSAIDQEAYLRGTSVYLPDRVLPMLPERLSNDLCSLVPHQPRPAFTAILRFDHQGKRIGEHYCKSLIQSKQRFTYTIINELLYLKKPQVREEFQALLPMLERADQLTLLLKKRRLERGSLEFNIPEPVVSLQEDKVSAIKLAERNRAHLLIEDCMLAANEAVAESLAKAQKPVLYRIHERPDPGKLETFTDAAKALGITLPRSEVNPAWFSEVIDQVADTQAEYIVNNLLLRTMQQARYAPENVGHFGLAAPYYLHFTSPIRRYPDLVAHRVLQAGLLKEEARPTPQRGQDLAEAGIHLSQCERKAIEVERNVHARCSALFLMDRVGEVFSAIISGVSSFGLFLTLDETFISGMIPVSTMTDDYYLHDSRRYRLIAQSTNRMYQLGDRIEARLDHVDLATKRSTFSLATIPPAGEQKNDESTMA from the coding sequence ATGGCTGGAAAATTTCATCGTAAAAAAAAGACGGTTGCAGCCTCACGCAAAAAACGGAAGCAAAGCACCCCGCGAATAAAACCTTCAGGATCGTTACAGTCCTCTGTGCTGGCACTGCTGAGCGAACGCCAGCAAGCCTTGGGTATACAAGAAATTGCCCAGACATTATTCCTCTCCAGAGGACAACTTCCAGCCCTGTATAAAGCCTTGACCTCGCTGCTGGAAAAAGAAAAAATTGAAAAACAGGGCAAAAAATATTCATCCGGCCCCGTCCCCAATGCATTCCGAGCCACGGTTGAGCTGACCAGTAAGGGGTACGGCTTTGCTGTTGTAGAAGGTGAGCAGGCGCAAAAAGGGAAGGATATATTTATTGCTCCCCATAATCTTGGTAATGCCAGTCATGGGGATACAGTACAATTAATCCTGATCTCTTCCAGCCGCGGCCGCAGGGAAGGTAAAGTGCTCTCTGTTGAAGAGCGTGCCGTGACAAGCGTCTGCGGTATATATAACGGTACCTCCTTTGGTGGCTATGTCACCCCGGATGACGATCGTTTACCGTACACCGTGACCATTGCCCCCAAAGACAGTGCCAATGCCGAGGACGGCGTGATAGTGGTCGCTGAAATAACCGATTACGGCGGTGAGCGCCGAGGCCCCAGTGGCCGTATTACAGAAATTCTTGGTGATGCGCGCAGTGCCCGAGTACAAATTCGCATGGCCATCACCCAATTTTCGCTGCGCGAACATTTTTCAGCCGCAGTGAGCACAGAAGCCGCTAACCTTGCGCCAGTTGTCGAATGTGAAGCGGGACGAAAAGACCTGCGTCATATGGATCATGTCACTATTGACGGAGAGACCGCGCGGGATTTTGACGATGCCATCTGTGTTGAAACCACCAACGAGGGCTATACCCTCTACGTCTCCATTGCCGATGTCAGCCATTACGTCTCCCCCAACTCCGCCATCGACCAGGAGGCCTACCTGCGCGGCACCAGCGTCTATCTGCCCGACCGTGTGTTGCCCATGCTCCCCGAGCGCCTCTCGAACGATCTCTGCAGCCTGGTCCCCCACCAGCCACGACCGGCGTTTACCGCCATCCTCCGCTTCGACCACCAAGGAAAGCGGATCGGCGAGCACTACTGCAAATCCCTGATTCAAAGTAAACAGCGCTTTACCTATACAATCATCAATGAGTTGCTCTATCTGAAAAAACCGCAGGTGCGCGAAGAATTTCAGGCCCTGCTCCCCATGCTTGAGCGGGCGGATCAACTGACACTGCTGTTGAAGAAACGCCGTCTTGAGCGAGGCAGTCTTGAATTCAATATCCCCGAGCCGGTGGTCAGCTTGCAAGAAGATAAAGTCAGCGCAATCAAACTGGCCGAGCGTAACCGGGCTCACCTGCTCATAGAAGACTGCATGCTGGCTGCCAACGAGGCTGTGGCCGAGTCACTGGCCAAGGCTCAGAAGCCGGTTTTATACCGGATTCACGAACGCCCTGATCCGGGCAAACTCGAAACATTCACCGATGCTGCCAAGGCTCTAGGGATAACCCTCCCTCGCTCCGAGGTCAATCCGGCCTGGTTCAGTGAGGTAATAGATCAGGTTGCAGACACCCAGGCTGAATATATCGTCAACAACCTGCTGCTGCGTACCATGCAACAGGCCAGGTACGCCCCGGAAAATGTTGGCCACTTTGGACTTGCCGCACCGTATTATCTGCACTTCACCTCACCAATCCGTCGCTATCCCGATCTGGTCGCCCACCGGGTGCTGCAGGCCGGGCTGCTGAAAGAGGAGGCCCGGCCAACACCGCAGCGAGGGCAGGATCTGGCTGAGGCGGGTATTCACCTCTCGCAATGCGAACGCAAGGCCATCGAGGTCGAGCGAAATGTGCATGCGCGTTGCTCTGCCCTGTTCCTCATGGACCGTGTTGGTGAAGTTTTCTCGGCAATCATCTCTGGGGTGAGCTCTTTTGGACTTTTCCTGACCTTGGATGAAACCTTTATTAGTGGTATGATCCCGGTATCGACTATGACCGATGATTACTACCTGCATGACAGCCGTCGCTACCGCCTTATTGCCCAGTCCACCAATCGAATGTATCAGCTGGGCGACCGCATTGAAGCCCGCCTTGATCATGTTGACCTGGCGACAAAACGAAGCACGTTCTCTCTGGCCACCATCCCACCTGCCGGGGAGCAAAAAAATGACGAATCCACAATGGCCTGA